Proteins encoded by one window of Gemmatimonadota bacterium:
- the rplJ gene encoding 50S ribosomal protein L10, protein MPQPRAVKEQIVQDLTTRLKETDSVYLTDLTGLDVGEVTELRSQLRAESVECRVIKNTLTRLAIANAGLPDLGETLDGPTALVMSSDPVAPAKILINFGKEHEERPRIKGGFLTGEIIDVAQARTLSRLPGRDELLAKTVSGIAAPITGLVFTLSGVLSSLVRTVSAVSQQKAAQEGGE, encoded by the coding sequence ATGCCCCAGCCGCGTGCCGTTAAAGAGCAGATCGTCCAGGATCTGACGACGCGATTGAAGGAAACCGACAGCGTTTACCTGACGGACCTTACCGGCCTGGACGTCGGCGAGGTAACGGAGTTGCGAAGCCAGTTGCGGGCGGAGTCCGTGGAATGCCGCGTGATAAAGAATACGCTTACCCGCCTCGCCATCGCCAACGCGGGCCTGCCCGACCTGGGGGAAACCCTGGATGGTCCGACGGCGCTCGTCATGTCGAGCGACCCCGTGGCGCCGGCGAAGATACTCATCAATTTCGGCAAGGAACACGAGGAACGGCCCCGCATCAAGGGCGGGTTCCTGACCGGCGAGATCATCGACGTTGCGCAGGCCCGGACACTGTCCAGGCTGCCCGGCAGGGATGAACTGCTGGCCAAGACGGTCAGCGGTATTGCCGCGCCCATTACCGGCCTGGTGTTCACGTTGTCGGGCGTGCTGAGCAGCCTGGTCCGCACCGTGTCGGCCGTTTCGCAGCAGAAGGCCGCGCAGGAAGGCGGCGAATGA